In Aspergillus oryzae RIB40 DNA, chromosome 6, one genomic interval encodes:
- the fen1 gene encoding multifunctional nuclease RAD27 (5'-3' exonuclease), producing MSIYSFLIAVRSEGQQLMSDTGETTSHLMGMFYRTLRMVDNGIKPLYVFDGAPPKLKSGELAKRTARKAEATEAHEEAKETGTAEDVEKFSRRTVRVTRDHNAECKKLLKLMGIPYIDAPTEAEAQCAVLARAGKVYAAASEDMDTLCFEAPILLRHLTFSEQRKEPILEIHLSRALEGLDMDRKQFIDLCILLGCDYLEPIPKVGPNTALKLIREFGSLEKVVEHMESDPKKKYVIPEDWPYQDARELFLNPDVREASHPDCDFKWEAPDIEGLVEFLVKDKGFNEDRVRNGAARLQKNLKTAQQSRLEGFFKPVARTDEEKANLKRKHDEKLQEQKKRKKEEAKAKKEAKARPRGAG from the exons ATGAGTATCTACAGTTTTCTCATCGCCGTGCGCTCCGAGGGCCAACAACTCATGAGCGATACCGGTGAGACCACGTCGCATCTGATGGGCATGTTCTACCGCACTTTGCGAATGGTCGATAACGGAATCAAACCTCTTTATGTTTTTGATGGAGCTCCGCCAAAGCTCAAGTCTGGCGAGCTAGCTAAGCGTACCGCTCGGAAAGCCGAAGCTACTGAGGCTCATGAGGAGGCCAAGGAAACCGGCACAgcggaggatgttgagaagTTTTCACGGCGCACAGTACGGGTTACGAGAGATCACAATGCGGAGTGTAAGAAGCTGCTGAAGTTAATGGGTATCCCATACATCGACGCCCCCACTGAGGCAGAGGCGCAGTGCGCAGTCCTTGCACGGGCGGGAAAGGTCTATGCTGCTGCTTCCGAGGATATGGACACGTTATGCTTTGAAGCCCCCATTCTTCTGAGGCATCTTACATTCAGCGAACAGCGAAAAGAACCGATCCTGGAAATCCATCTCAGCCGCGCGCTGGAAGGACTCGATATGGACCGAAAGCAG TTTATCGATCTTTGTATCTTACTTGGCTGCGATTATTTAGAGCCAATTCCCAAAGTTGGACCTAATACTGCCCTGAAACTCATTCGGGAGTTTGGAAGCCtcgagaaggttgttgagcATATGGAGAGCGAcccgaaaaagaaatacgTTATTCCGGAAGACTGGCCATACCAGGATGCAAGAGAACTTTTTCTCAACCCAGACGTGAGAGAAGCTAGTCACCCAGACTGCGATTTCAAATGGGAGGCACCAGATATTGAAGGCCTTGTGGAATTCTTAGTGAAAGATAAGGGCTTTAACGAAGATCGAGTGCGCAACGGCGCAGCTCGGCTTCAGAAGAACTTGAAGACTGCCCAGCAGTCACGTCTAGAGGGCTTTTTCAAACCTGTGGCCCGGACcgatgaggagaaggcgaaCCTCAAGCGTAAGCACGACGAGAAACTTcaggagcagaagaaacgcaaaaaggaagaggccaaagccaagaaggaggccaaggCAAGACCCCGCGGTGCTGGGTGA
- a CDS encoding Zn(II)2Cys6 transcription factor domain-containing protein (predicted protein), with protein sequence MKRSRLDFEANGDASSASPPRGALPYPASEANSRRESIHVPKISRKIRACTECKRHKVRCDMKAGESVCSRCRRMGLECVVNKSLQTLLDDEAEYVRFVSFQPGFHQAVSLLTRLYTLYRWKTTIELAMADLLRKAQLPELSYYQAVGKSAETPHKKSGRRGSTVSTDDIHTSRGDVGRDATDGGAKSVDGISHPPSHTTQQRSQIAIDREEKLLVTAPMGSLYEVTQLSDIQERTPERHHTSDRDTDLISRGTVDPQEAEELFCFFDQVLNRYLWDGIALVHKDLTSVRNSSSMLSAAILAVTALHMPQKERLFDTCYTEFAKLASESMLDRHHTLDDLRALCIGAFWLADVSWKLSGI encoded by the exons ATGAAACGCAGTCGCCTTGATTTCGAAGCCAATGGCGATGCGTCGTCCGCTTCACCTCCCCGGGGTGCTCTGCCATATCCTGCGTCGGAGGCTAACTCTCGACGTGAATCAATACATGTACCCAAGATTTCGCGAAAAATACGTGCGTGCACCGAATGCAAAAGGCATAAAGTCCGTTGTGATATGAAGGCAGGGGAATCGGTCTGCTCCAGATGTCGTCGCATGGGCTTGGAATGTGTCGTCAACAAGAGCCTCCAAACTTTGCTGGACGATGAAGCGGAGTACGTGCGCTTTGTTTCGTTTCAACCTGGATTCCACCAAGCAGTCTCCTTGCTAACCCGATTGTACACACTGTATAGATGGAAGACAACGATAGAGCTTGCCATGGCAGATCTACTCAGAAAGGCACAACTACCAGAGCTCTCATACTATCAGGCCGTTGGCAAGTCAGCGGAAACACCGCATAAGAAGAGCGGTCGACGGGGGTCTACAGTTTCTACAGACGACATACATACCTCGAGGGGCGACGTCGGAAGAGATGCGACCGATGGTGGTGCTAAATCAGTGGATGGAATATCCCACCCGCCTTCCCACACCACCCAGCAACGATCGCAAATTGCTATTGACAGGGAAGAGAAACTATTGGTTACTGCTCCAATGGGCAGCTTGTATGAAGTGACCCAGCTGAGtgatattcaagaaagaaccccCGAACGGCATCATACCTCGGACCGCGACACTGACCTTATCTCGCGAGGGACTGTGGATCCACAGGAAGCGGAGGAGctgttctgtttctttgaCCAGGTGCTCAATCGTTATTTATGGGATGGTATAGCCCTTGTGCATAAGGACCTCACCTCAGTCCGaaactcttcttcaatgttgTCTGCAGCCATTCTCGCTGTTACAGCTTTGCATATGccgcaaaaagaaagacttTTTGATACCTGCTACACCGAGTTCGCGAAATTAGCATCGGAGTCAATGCTTGATAGACACCATACCTTGGATGATTTACGCGCATTATGTATAGGCGCTTTTTGGCTTGCAGATGTCAGTTGGAAGCTATCGGG GATCTAA
- a CDS encoding uncharacterized protein (predicted protein) — MITFAAVFLLKIAARSCSSCIPSKPGKQNSIASAGLSIDIAYVRALVGRVIEMMVSCSRRASERHLSHHIARGLRKMLTGLEEWERRNSYNGQPTGQSFRDPSQNSMFKPIIIPGAQPLGERDTILNHPPPLLGIAPLSAERGSGLESAAAQSKQQPGLSEGSVDPMMADLWGFDEEYFPTGVFDFLQSQMPA, encoded by the coding sequence ATGATCACCTTTGCCGCTGTATTTCTGTTAAAGATCGCAGCCAGAAGCTGCTCGAGCTGTATACCTAGTAAGCCGGGCAAGCAGAATTCTATTGCGTCAGCGGGCCTATCCATTGATATCGCATACGTGCGGGCCTTGGTTGGACGTGTTATTGAGATGATGGTGTCCTGCAGTAGACGAGCTAGCGAGCGTCACCTCAGTCACCACATCGCCCGTGGACTGAGAAAAATGCTTACGGGGCTTGAAGAgtgggagagaaggaatTCTTACAACGGACAGCCTACAGGACAGAGCTTTCGTGACCCTTCTCAGAATTCTATGTTCAAACCTATAATCATCCCTGGAGCCCAACCACTGGGCGAGCGGGATACTATACTGAACCATCCGCCCCCGCTACTAGGAATAGCTCCCTTGTCTGCTGAGAGGGGCAGTGGATTGGAGTCTGCTGCGGCACAATCGAAGCAACAACCAGGTCTCTCGGAGGGTTCTGTGGATCCTATGATGGCTGATTTGTGGGGCTTCGACGAGGAGTATTTCCCTACAGGGgtctttgactttcttcaGTCCCAAATGCCTGCCTGA
- a CDS encoding acyl-CoA dehydrogenase (glutaryl-CoA dehydrogenase): MNRSLLRAASRRLQSASHVHNAPTASLNASVRGFATAFNWEDPLAASELYTEEELAIQDTARQYCQERLLPRVLDAYRNENYDRKILEEMGELGLLGASIEGYGCAGASTVASGLITKEVERVDSGYRSGMSVQSSLAMTAIYEFGSQELKDRFLPGLAKGKIAGCFGLTEPNHGSDPGSMETVAREHPTKKGYYSLSGTKTWITNSPISDILIVWAKLESTGKIRGFVVERDQCPPGTLETPAIKNKTALRASITGMIQMDDCPVPKENMFPDVEGLTGPFTCLNSARLGIAFGAMGALEDCLSRARTYALERKQFKGNPLAKYQLIQKKLADAATDAAYGTLAATQVARLKDEGKSTPEMISMIKRQNCDRALANSRILQEVFGGNATSDEYHIGRHVANLFVVQTYEGQSDIHSLILGRAITGVQAFV; the protein is encoded by the exons ATGAATCGATCATTGCTCCGTGCGGCTTCACGTCGCCTCCAGTCGGCAAGCCACGTGCACAATGCACCAACAGCTTCACTCAATGCGTCGGTGCGTGGTTTCGCGACCGCCTTCAATTGGGAAGATCCTCTGGCTGCATCGGAGCTGTATacggaggaggaattggCGATTCAAGACACGGCGCGACAGTATTGCCAGGAACGCTTGTTACCCCGGGTTCTCG ATGCTTATCGAAACGAGAACTATGATCGCAAAATACTAGAAGAAATGGGCGAACTGGGCCTTCTTGGCGCCAGCATTGAGGGTTATGGTTGTGCAGGTGCCAGCACTGTTGCATCGGGTCTGATCACTAAGGAGGTTGAACGAGTGGATTCCGGATACCGATCAGGGATGTCTGTGCAGAGCTCGCTAGCGATGACGGCCATCTACGAGTTTGGATCCCAGGAGCTAAAGGATAGATTTCTGCCAGGGCTAGCCAAGGGAAAGATTGCGGGTTGTTTTGGTCTCACGGAACCTAACCATGGCTCGGACCCTGGTTCTATGGAAACAGTTGCGCGAGAGCATCCTACTAAAAAGGGCTATTATTCGCTCTCCGGCACGAAGACTTGGATTACTAACTCCCCCATCTCCGACATTTTGATAGTATGGGCCAAGCTGGAGAGCACAGGCAAGATCCGCGGGTTTGTGGTGGAACGTGACCAATGCCCTCCCGGCACCTTGGAGACTCCGGCCATCAAAAATAAGACCGCCTTACGGGCGTCTATCACCGGTATGATTCAAATGGATGACTGTCCGGTTCCAAAGGAGAATATGTTCCCCGATGTTGAAGGCCTCACTGGACCTTTCACCTGTCTTAACAGTGCCCGACTAGGTATCGCCTTTGGTGCCATGGGGGCTCTTGAAGACTGCCTTAGCCGTGCCCGGACCTATGCCTTAGAGCGGAAGCAATTCAAGGGCAACCCACTGGCGAAGTATCAATtaatccagaagaagttggcgGATGCTGCCACAGATGCTGCTTATGGAACGCTAGCAGCAACCCAGGTTGCTAGGCTCAAGGACGAAGGCAAATCTACCCCTGAAATGATCTCCATGATTAAAAGACAAAACTGTGACCGGGCCCTGGCCAACTCTCGGAT ACTTCAAGAAGTCTTCGGCGGAAATGCGACCAGCGACGAATACCATATCGGCCGGCACGTAGCCAACCTGTTTGTAGTGCAGACATACGAAGGACAGAGCGACATTCACT CATTGATTCTGGGGCGCGCCATCACTGGAGTCCAGGCGTTTGTTTAG
- a CDS encoding putative ubiquitin conjugating enzyme (UbcD) (ubiquitin-protein ligase) has translation MALKRINKELSDLGRDPPSSCSAGPVGEDLFHWQATIMGPGDSPYSGGVFFLAIHFPTDYPFKPPKVNFTTRIYHPNINSNGSICLDILRDQWSPALTISKVLLSICSMLTDPNPDDPLVPEIAHVYKTDRGRYEATAREWTRKYAI, from the exons ATGGCTCTTAAGAGAATTAACAAGGAACTCTCTGACCTCGGCCG TGATCCTCCCTCCTCCTGCTCCGCTGGACCTGTAGGTGAAGACTTG TTCCACTGGCAAGCTACTATTATGGGTCCT GGTGACTCTCCATACTCGGGAGGCGTTTTCTTCCTAGCAATCCACTTCCCTACCGACTACCCATTCAAGCCGCCTAAGGTCAACTTCACCACCCGTATCTACCACCCCAACATCAACTCAAATGGCAGTATCTGTCTGGACATTCTTAGAGACCAATGGAGCCCTGCTCTCACAATCTCTAAAG TGCTGCTGTCCATCTGTTCGATGCTTACAGACCCCAACCCAGACGACCCGTTGGTGCCTGAAATTGCGCATGTGTACAAGACTGACCGCGGTCGGTATGAAGCGACCGCCCGCGAATGGACCCGGAAATATGCTATCTGA
- a CDS encoding VOC family protein (predicted protein), whose translation MPVSHLTLTVSHLPTSTSFFLSCLQPLGYQFIGRHDDYIGFGQNPGEPADFWITEQKPGVPAGAAHVAFPAPSKDAVGQFFIHALKAGGKIHGEPKTRDSESGYYSAAIIDVDGNSIEAVYRPSSSSARSEVSRSALALLENGSVVSKTAPSIVSKATSKASSVKPESVASPRSEARSYVSKATTAVERAAPSVISREVQPAPSPTYVVHHTTQKTDDGMAAKTIVGTLIGAAAGAAIAYAMSKGDSEPSETTPPPQYTPRDLAQLISPSQAQSPSQELQGFRAIEAPPARSVYSHSEVRPTLTRSVTSKNPRASTIYEGSEFVPRGGGGSVYLDQNGRRSSEGSVYSGSDYPIRAIEYPPSVDSRGYEATLISSFHDKSRAMDNGSVYSSSTIRPSKANYQDHHSSHSSHHSSHHSSRHSSRHSIARSHSSSTVSATRSACNVPLPEGSIASFASSRSGAKSGVSARNIPLPESVYDDVDVETNVTPDDSISQVDDSRRSSVSHRSHVSKAASRISKHSSKFDEPVKPSDSVSQVSSHASRASQRTIKAGGSVAGGSKAPSKVSSRRGSQVA comes from the exons ATGCCTGTATCACATCTTACCTTGACTGTCTCCCATCTCCCCACCTCAACgtcattcttcctctcctgtcTACAACCCCTGGGATATCAGTTCATTGGTCGTCATGACGATTATATTGGCTTCGGCCAGAACCCCGGGGAACCGGCAGATTTCTGGATAACCGAGCAAAAGCCAGG GGTGCCAGCTGGCGCCGCACATGTTGCATTTCCTGCACCATCAAAGGATGCAGTAGGCCAGTTCTTCATCCACGCGTTGAAGGCTGGTGGGAAGATTCACGGAGAGCCAAAAACCCGTGACTCGGAATCTGGCTACTACAGCGCAGCCATCATCGATGTTGATGGCAACAGTATAGAGGCCGTTTACCGTCCGAGCAGCTCATCAGCTAGGTCAGAGGTTAGCAGGTCGGCTTTGGCTCTGCTCGAGAATGGCTCGGTCGTATCTAAGACAGCCCCCTCGATTGTCTCGAAAGCGACAAGCAAAGCCAGCTCTGTCAAGCCCGAGAGCGTGGCTTCTCCCAGATCTGAAGCTAGATCTTATGTTTCCAAGGCGACGACTGCTGTAGAACGAGCTGCACCATCGGTCATTTCCCGCGAAGTTCAGCCGGCGCCGTCACCAACGTATGTCGTGCATCACACCACTCAGAAAACTGACGATGGTATGGCAGCGAAGACCATTGTTGGTACTCTTATCGGAGCTGCTGCGGGCGCAGCTATTGCATACGCTATGTCAAAAGGCGATTCAGAGCCTTCTGAAACTACACCCCCGCCCCAATATACTCCCCGGGATCTTGCACAACTCATATCTCCGTCCCAAGCCCAATCTCCCTCTCAGGAACTGCAAGGCTTTAGAGCCATCGAGGCTCCCCCGGCCAGAAGTGTCTACTCTCATTCGGAAGTACGTCCGACTTTGACTCGCAGTGTCACCTCAAAGAACCCTCGTGCAAGCACCATTTACGAGGGATCAGAATTTGTTCCACGGGGAGGTGGGGGCAGCGTTTATCTTGATCAGAACGGACGCCGGTCCTCTGAGGGAAGCGTGTACAGTGGCAGCGATTACCCTATCAGAGCCATTGAATACCCACCATCGGTTGATTCCCGGGGTTACGAGGCCACTCTGATCAGCAGCTTCCATGACAAGTCACGAGCGATGGACAATGGAAGTGTGtattcatcatcgacaatcaGGCCATCCAAAGCCAACTATCAAGACCATCACTCTTCACACAGCTCGCACCACTCGTCGCATCATTCTTCTCGTCATTCTTCCCGCCATTCAATTGCAAGATCTCATTCCAGTAGCACTGTCTCAGCCACGCGTAGTGCCTGCAACGTCCCACTTCCCGAAGGCTCTATAGCATCCTTTGCTTCCAGCCGCAGCGGTGCTAAATCGGGTGTTTCTGCTCGCAATATCCCGCTCCCGGAGAGTGTATATGATGATGTCGACGTCGAAACCAATGTTACTCCTGATGATTCAATCAGCCAAGTTGATGATTCGAGAAGGTCCTCTGTCTCCCATCGTTCCCACGTCTCTAAAGCGGCTTCCCGGATTTCTAAACATTCCAGCAAATTTGACGAGCCCGTCAAGCCAAGTGACAGTGTGAGCCAGGTTTCGAGCCATGCTTCGAGAGCATCACAGCGGACCATCAAGGCAGGCGGCAGCGTAGCGGGAGGCTCCAAGGCTCCTTCCAAGGTCAGCAGCCGGAGGGGAAGCCAAGTTGCATAG
- a CDS encoding 18S rRNA pseudouridine methyltransferase (protein required for 18S rRNA maturation and 40S ribosome biogenesis), whose amino-acid sequence MQSEHNEPYANRIQLSGTQSCPPPELPQLVAEQHVPIAANDKETQRLIVVLSHASLETYRASHGGRNGAGRDEKYSLLNSDEHIGVMRKMNRDISEARPDITHQCLLTLLDSPVNKAGKLQIYIHTAKGVLIEVNPSVRIPRTFKRFAGLMVQLLHRLSIRSTNSQEKLLKVIKNPITDHLPPNCRKVTLSYEAPVVRTRDYIESLGPKESVCIFVGAMAKGHDDFADSFKDDTISISNYSLSASVACSKFCHAAEEVWDIV is encoded by the exons ATGCAATCAGAACACAATGAACCGTATGCTAATCGCATTCAACTTTCAGGGACTCAGTCTTGTCCGCCCCCAGAATTACCTCAACTCGTCGCCGAGCAACATGTTCCCATTGCCGCCAACGACAAGGAAACTCAACGTCTAATCGTTGTCCTCTCCCATGCTAGTCTGGAGACCTATCGTGCCTCCCACGGTGGACGCAATGGCGCCGGTCGTGATGAGAAGTACTCATTGCTGAACAGCGATGAGCATATCGGTGTGATGCGTAAAATGAACAGAGACATTAGTGAAGCTCGACCAGATATCACTCATCAG TGTCTTCTCACTCTGCTCGACTCCCCTGTCAACAAGGCAGGCAAACTCCAAATTTACATTCACACGGCCAAAGGTGTCCTGATCGAAGTGAATCCAAGTGTTCGAATTCCGCGTACATTCAAGCGTTTTGCTGGCCTCATGGTCCAGCTTCTGCATCGGCTCTCGATCCGCTCCACCAATTCTCAGGAGAAATTGCTCAAGGTCATCAAGAACCCCATCACCGATCATCTGCCTCCTAATTGCCGCAAGGTGACCCTCAGTTATGAGGCCCCCGTGGTGCGGACCAGAGATTACATTGAGTCGCTAGGCCCTAAGGAGAGCGTCTGTATTTTTGTCGGAGCTATGGCTAAAGGTCACGATGACTTTGCCGACTCATTCAAGGACGACACAATCAGTATCAGCAACTACAGCCTGAGTGCTAGCGTGGCGTGCAGCAAATTCTGCCACGCGGCCGAGGAAGTGTGGGATATTGTATGA
- a CDS encoding ESCO family N-acetyltransferase (protein involved in establishing cohesion between sister chromatids during DNA replication) — MDEADPPKKKAASQQPVLKQMQLDLGHEVRRTCATCGMEYVPSNSEDAALHKKFHDMNSTGVDLGKAFMRANASRWVYEATRFDEGYVVIVDRKASPTAKNQAKKVLEVINKELSSPEIQDDVLWSQTEPPTHLRKNGVSEKVDRYKVFLHMKDSRCVGACLTERIWESRPVEKPSSQTNRTDPAVTVRNETHPAIVGISRIWTSGSSRRKGIAMDLLDCVVSNFIYGMEIPKERMAFSQPTESGRALAQSFFGDDEWHVYEES; from the exons ATGGACGAGGCTG ACcctcccaagaagaaggcagcgTCACAGCAACCCGTCTTAAAACAGATGCAACTTGACCTAGGGCACGAAGTGAGAAGAACCTGCGCGACCTGTGGAATGGAATATGTGCCGTCGAACTCGGAGGATGCAGCCCTACATAAGAAGTTTCATGACATGAATTCGACAGGAGTGGATCTGGGTAAAGCATTCATGAGGGCAAATGCATCGCGCTGGGTTTATGAGGCTACTCGCTTCGATGAGGGGTATGTAGTCATTGTCGATCGAAAAGCGTCTCCGACCGCGAAGAATCAGGCGAAGAAAGTTCTTGAGGTTATCAATAAGGAGTTGTCTTCCCCTGAGATTCAAGATGATGTCCTATGGAGCCAGACCGAACCTCCAACACACTTGCGCAAAAATGGCGTATCGGAGAAAGTGGACCGTTACAAGGTTTTCCTGCATATGAAGGATAGTCGATGCGTCGGTGCCTGTTTAACGGAACGAATTTGGGAATCACGACCGGTTGAAAAGCCTTCTAGCCAGACCAATCGCACTGATCCTGCAGTAACGGTTCGCAACGAGACTCACCCGGCGATTGTGGGGATTTCACGCATATGGACATCTGGGTCATCGCGACGGAAAGGGATCGCGATGGATCTTTTGGACTGCGTGGTCAGCAATTTTATATACGGCATGGAAATTCCAAAGGAGCGGATGGCATTTAGCCAGCCTACCGAAAGTGGTAGAGCCTTGGCGCAGTCGTTCTTTGGGGATGATGAGTGGCATGTATACGAGGAAAGCTGA